The Xiphophorus hellerii strain 12219 chromosome 7, Xiphophorus_hellerii-4.1, whole genome shotgun sequence nucleotide sequence GTAGGCATGAGGTCTGCCATGTATTTATGTTATTAGGATAAAAGTACAGACAGTCAAGATTATCATTTGCTATTGTGTGATGATTTACTATTAGAAGCAGAGAAAATAAGGAGAGTCCGAAGTATGAAATATGGCTGAAAAAGTCCAAAACTTCATGTTGAgcccaacaaaataaaacacttgcaGACTGCACTGTCTGTGTCTTTAGGTGAAACCTTTTTTAACCCTAGGGTCTCTGCATGAAGCTAACTGCATTTCTAAAGGGTCTACAGATGACAACATAGGAAGAAACCAAACTGGCATACTGTGGACCACCACCTATTCAGAGTTCAGTATTCACAAATGTTTCTGTGGAATGTAAATCCAAAATACTTGTGCAAAATCCCccttttagtaattttttttcccgtAGAGCATATCTAAGATATCCGAGGGAAAACTCAGCTTGGGAAGTTCAAATACCTAACAGAGATGCTGCTTCACACACTACTGGCTGGCGTTTGTCAAGAagccaatccaggagtgccATTTCTTTTACTTGGCTCTAATCAGCTACAAGAAGACtgtagatattagcttctgATGCAGAGCTAAGATTGTTTGTACGGTACGTTTTATTACGtatcaaaatatatttggtgTGAGGGCCATTAAAATAGGTCGTTCTAATCGTTTCTAGAAGGAATCTTAAGTATTTTGGATTTTAGGTATTAGTATGTGGCTAATATATAGCCACATACTGGGTCCACTACTCCATCCGTCTTTTCTACCTCACTTTGTGGGCCTAACTACTCACTACTCTCAGGAAGGtgtaaaaatctgaatctgTGGACCAAGGCAGCCTGCAGAATACAGCGTGATGATTTCAATCTACCTAAGAACAACACAAAAGTTACATGATTAAGGTACAACAGGTACTGCATCAGACAGCAAGCTGTGTGAAACGTAGAGTAGAAATCAAAACTATgggggaaatgaaggaaacaataGATCACCTGGTTAACAGAGCCTGGGCCGACTGCCACCACCGTGGCCTGCAGTACTTTGCCCTGGGACTTCTCTGGCAGCATGATGCCTCCCTTGGTTACCGTCTCCGCTGTGAGACGCTCCACCAGAACCCGGTCAAACAGGGGGAGGAACTTCCTGAAGGCCTGTAAGAAACGGTGAGCTCCAGGTCAACCATGGATCATATGGACGGGAATTAGTTTTTAACTGTAAATCTATAACATC carries:
- the LOC116722522 gene encoding 10 kDa heat shock protein, mitochondrial isoform X2, whose product is MAFRKFLPLFDRVLVERLTAETVTKGGIMLPEKSQGKVLQATVVAVGPGSVNQKGHVLPVSVKVGEKVLLPEYGGTKVVLEEKDYFLFRDGDILGKYVD